A region of Marnyiella aurantia DNA encodes the following proteins:
- a CDS encoding dihydrodipicolinate reductase C-terminal domain-containing protein, which translates to MKIGLLGFGKTGKAVANVILQNKNFQLQWVLKRSTLLENRNAAEFLGVDSEDSGLIVSSASMTVPDLLDKHPVDIIIDFSSDSGIHTYGHYAAERGIKIISAVSHYKEEELQLLQELAAQTVVFWSPNITLGVNYLLFAAKFLKKIAPDVDIVIVEEHFKEKDGISGTAAKIAEALDVEKSEINSVRAGGIVGKHEVVFGFPYQTVRLTHESISRDAFGNGVLFVAGNLTDKTSGLYNFEDILLPYFSTN; encoded by the coding sequence ATGAAAATAGGTTTACTTGGTTTTGGAAAGACAGGAAAAGCAGTTGCAAATGTAATTCTGCAAAATAAAAATTTTCAGCTGCAATGGGTGCTCAAACGCAGTACCCTACTCGAAAACAGAAATGCAGCCGAATTTCTTGGCGTAGATTCTGAGGATTCCGGACTCATCGTTTCCAGTGCCAGCATGACCGTGCCCGACCTTCTGGATAAACATCCTGTGGATATTATTATCGACTTCTCCTCGGATTCAGGGATTCACACCTATGGTCACTATGCAGCGGAGCGTGGCATCAAAATCATTTCTGCAGTCTCCCATTATAAAGAAGAGGAACTGCAGTTGCTGCAAGAGCTCGCTGCTCAAACGGTGGTATTCTGGAGCCCAAATATAACACTGGGCGTAAACTATCTGCTGTTCGCAGCCAAATTCCTGAAAAAAATTGCTCCTGATGTTGACATCGTGATCGTTGAAGAACATTTTAAAGAAAAGGACGGAATTTCCGGAACTGCAGCCAAGATTGCTGAAGCTTTAGATGTTGAGAAGTCAGAGATCAACTCTGTACGCGCAGGGGGAATCGTGGGCAAGCATGAGGTGGTATTTGGCTTCCCCTATCAAACGGTAAGACTTACGCATGAATCCATTTCACGGGATGCCTTTGGTAACGGAGTGCTGTTTGTGGCAGGTAACCTGACCGACAAAACCAGTGGCCTTTATAATTTCGAGGACATTCTACTGCCGTATTTCTCTACGAATTAG
- a CDS encoding 1-aminocyclopropane-1-carboxylate deaminase/D-cysteine desulfhydrase, whose translation MIFPETDIPITEIPLENSDVRLFIKREDLIHPEISGNKYWKLFYNINRYMAQKPANPRLITFGGAFSNHIAAVGALGNSENIPTTGIIRGDELADKWQDNPTLSFAAAKGMTFRFVSRQQYRNKPELTEMLLQEFPEAVVIPEGGTNELAVNGVQHMLNEQTKSFDYLCCAVGTGGTVAGISKFATANQKILGFKTVNDNSLEESVLSFSGKRNFTLISGINDAYGKITDENIRFINVFAEKYGIQLDPVYTGKLMQHIFDLIEAGYFPKGSKILAFHTGGMQGIEGANLLLSRKGRPLIKTY comes from the coding sequence ATGATTTTTCCTGAAACGGACATCCCAATTACCGAAATTCCTCTGGAAAACAGCGATGTGCGCCTTTTCATAAAAAGGGAAGATCTTATCCATCCTGAAATTTCAGGGAATAAATACTGGAAACTTTTCTACAATATCAACAGATATATGGCACAGAAGCCGGCAAATCCACGTTTGATTACTTTCGGTGGAGCTTTTTCCAACCATATTGCCGCAGTTGGTGCACTGGGAAACAGCGAAAATATACCAACAACCGGAATTATACGTGGTGATGAGCTAGCCGATAAATGGCAGGATAACCCAACACTGAGTTTCGCCGCGGCAAAGGGAATGACCTTTCGGTTTGTTTCCAGACAACAATACCGCAACAAGCCGGAACTGACTGAAATGCTGCTGCAGGAATTTCCGGAAGCCGTGGTGATACCGGAAGGAGGGACCAATGAATTGGCTGTAAACGGCGTCCAGCACATGCTGAATGAGCAAACAAAAAGTTTTGATTATCTTTGCTGCGCCGTTGGCACCGGCGGTACTGTGGCCGGGATATCAAAGTTTGCAACAGCAAATCAGAAGATCTTGGGATTTAAGACAGTAAATGATAACTCGCTTGAGGAGTCTGTATTAAGTTTTTCAGGTAAAAGAAATTTTACGCTGATTAGCGGAATAAATGATGCTTACGGCAAAATAACTGACGAAAATATTCGTTTTATAAATGTTTTTGCAGAGAAATACGGTATACAGCTGGACCCTGTGTATACAGGCAAGCTGATGCAGCATATTTTTGACCTGATAGAAGCAGGATATTTTCCTAAAGGAAGTAAAATTCTGGCTTTCCATACAGGTGGAATGCAGGGTATAGAAGGGGCAAATCTCCTGCTGAGCAGGAAGGGCCGACCACTAATTAAAACATATTAA
- the cdd gene encoding cytidine deaminase encodes MQKEIKILFEEIAGYSELNETEKQLFEAAKKVRESAYAPYSHFKVGCAVLLENGEIVTGSNQENAAYPSGLCAERTTIYWTSANYPGVKMKKLFVIGAPDSPLGSTPIPPCGSCRQSILEYEALQGEKIEIYFTSLSGQIFKTSSVRDLLPFSFDSSFL; translated from the coding sequence ATGCAAAAAGAAATCAAGATCCTGTTTGAGGAAATCGCCGGTTATTCCGAACTGAATGAGACCGAAAAACAACTGTTCGAGGCGGCCAAAAAAGTAAGGGAATCGGCGTATGCGCCCTACTCTCACTTCAAGGTGGGCTGCGCGGTCCTGTTGGAAAACGGTGAAATCGTTACCGGAAGCAACCAGGAGAATGCGGCATATCCATCAGGGTTATGCGCCGAAAGAACCACGATTTACTGGACTTCCGCAAACTATCCCGGCGTGAAAATGAAAAAACTTTTTGTAATAGGCGCTCCCGATTCGCCTCTTGGATCCACCCCTATCCCACCCTGCGGTTCGTGCCGGCAGTCCATTCTGGAGTATGAAGCTCTGCAGGGAGAAAAAATAGAAATCTACTTTACTTCACTCAGCGGTCAAATCTTCAAGACTTCATCAGTTCGCGACCTGCTTCCTTTCTCCTTTGACTCTAGTTTTCTGTAA
- a CDS encoding DUF4136 domain-containing protein, producing MKKYLLLILASATLGLTSCSPFNVRSDYAETASFNTYRTYKLRIDDLKLNDIDKDRVLNEVSRQLQTKGLSVSENPDLIINVKANHKKIKDIQSRNPYGMYGWGGPFGWGVGMSRTWTSNHNEGALIIDLIDAKSNKLVWQGIGSGISVDSPRSKQKQIPQIVAEIMANYPPKK from the coding sequence ATGAAAAAATATCTTCTATTGATTCTAGCTTCGGCTACGCTGGGACTTACTTCCTGCAGCCCTTTCAACGTACGTTCCGATTATGCTGAAACCGCAAGCTTCAACACTTACAGAACCTATAAATTAAGAATTGATGACCTTAAGCTTAACGATATTGACAAAGACCGTGTTCTGAACGAAGTTTCCCGCCAACTGCAAACCAAAGGGCTCAGCGTTTCGGAAAACCCGGATCTCATTATTAATGTGAAAGCTAACCACAAAAAGATTAAAGACATCCAAAGCAGGAATCCTTACGGCATGTACGGGTGGGGCGGACCTTTCGGTTGGGGCGTAGGCATGAGCCGCACGTGGACTTCCAACCATAACGAAGGTGCACTGATCATTGACCTTATAGATGCCAAATCCAACAAACTGGTTTGGCAGGGAATCGGCAGTGGTATTTCGGTAGACTCACCGCGATCCAAGCAAAAACAAATTCCGCAAATTGTAGCTGAAATAATGGCCAATTATCCGCCAAAAAAATAG
- a CDS encoding TonB-dependent receptor plug domain-containing protein: MKLRLLFQMVFLPVMYYSQSIPADSTSLVVSTPDTIAEKTASSIDEVVISGTMKPVRRLDSPIPVEVYSPAFFRKNPTPNIFDALQNVNGVRPQLNCNICSTGDIHINGLEGPYTMVLIDGMPMVSSLGTVYGLTGIPNSLVERIEIVKGPASSLYGSEAVGGIINIITKKAENAPTFSADVMSTTWSEHNIDLGFRMKAGKGISVLTGVNYYSSNETTDNNKDQFTDVPLQNRISVFQKWDFRRPENRLFSVAARYLYEDRWGGDVRWNRSYRGGNEIYGESIYTNRGELFGAYQLPVRESMNLGFSFVNHDQDSRYGTLSYIANQKVAFGQLAWDRLFGKHDLLAGAAVRYTYYDDNTPATVNQSNTNQPEKVLLPGVFIQDEIKLNSSHSVLAGLRYDYNQSHGSILTPRFAYKWAPNEENILRFNAGTGFRVVNLFTEDHAALTGSRDILILTGLKPEQSYNANLNYTKKIYQESGTFINLEATAFYTYFTNRIVPDYETDFNKIIYDNLKGHAVSRGLSLNADLNHSSGVKLILGATLMDNTLTENDVRKHQLLTENFTGTWAISYRIRNSNLLLDYTGNVYSPMHLPLLGALDPRKPRSPWWSIQNMQITYDGLKKWEIYAGIKNLLNWTPNRGNPFLIARSHDPFDQNVVFDPSGQAVATPENPYALTFDPTYVYAPNQGIRGFLGVRFKLD, from the coding sequence ATGAAATTAAGGTTACTCTTTCAAATGGTATTTCTGCCGGTGATGTATTATTCTCAAAGCATTCCAGCAGACAGCACGTCGCTGGTAGTCTCCACTCCAGATACGATAGCGGAAAAGACCGCTTCTTCAATAGACGAGGTGGTAATTTCCGGCACTATGAAACCGGTAAGGCGGTTAGACAGTCCAATACCGGTAGAGGTTTACTCACCGGCATTCTTCAGGAAAAATCCAACACCTAATATCTTTGATGCGCTTCAGAATGTAAATGGAGTGCGGCCACAACTGAACTGTAATATCTGCAGTACCGGCGACATACACATCAACGGTCTGGAAGGCCCTTATACCATGGTACTGATTGACGGAATGCCAATGGTTAGTTCTTTGGGTACCGTGTATGGTCTCACCGGAATTCCAAATTCCCTGGTCGAGAGGATTGAAATTGTGAAAGGCCCCGCCTCCTCGCTTTACGGAAGTGAAGCGGTGGGTGGCATCATTAACATTATCACCAAAAAAGCGGAAAACGCACCGACTTTCAGCGCCGACGTGATGTCGACCACCTGGTCTGAGCATAATATTGATCTGGGGTTCCGTATGAAGGCAGGAAAAGGCATCAGCGTGCTCACCGGCGTCAATTATTACAGTTCTAATGAGACCACTGATAACAACAAAGATCAGTTTACCGATGTTCCGCTTCAGAATCGGATATCGGTATTTCAGAAATGGGATTTCAGGCGTCCTGAAAACAGACTTTTCAGCGTTGCGGCAAGATATCTGTACGAAGACCGCTGGGGCGGCGATGTACGCTGGAACCGTTCCTACCGCGGCGGAAACGAAATTTATGGCGAGAGCATTTATACTAACCGTGGAGAACTCTTTGGCGCCTACCAACTACCGGTTCGGGAGAGCATGAATCTGGGTTTCTCCTTTGTAAACCATGACCAGGACAGCCGCTACGGAACGTTAAGTTATATTGCGAATCAGAAAGTCGCCTTCGGACAGCTGGCCTGGGACCGCCTTTTTGGAAAACATGACCTGCTTGCAGGTGCAGCAGTGCGTTACACTTATTATGATGACAATACCCCGGCCACGGTAAATCAATCCAATACCAATCAGCCCGAAAAAGTGCTTTTGCCGGGCGTCTTTATCCAGGATGAAATAAAACTCAACAGCAGTCACAGTGTCCTGGCGGGTCTTCGGTATGATTATAATCAAAGCCACGGATCCATCCTCACGCCAAGATTTGCTTACAAGTGGGCACCTAACGAAGAGAATATCCTGAGATTCAATGCCGGAACCGGCTTCCGTGTGGTTAATCTCTTTACGGAAGACCATGCAGCACTCACAGGGTCACGGGACATTCTGATCCTGACCGGGTTGAAACCTGAGCAATCCTATAACGCCAATCTAAATTACACAAAGAAAATCTATCAGGAGTCAGGGACGTTTATCAATCTGGAAGCAACAGCTTTTTACACTTACTTTACCAACCGGATAGTGCCTGATTACGAAACCGACTTTAACAAAATCATTTACGATAATCTGAAAGGCCATGCAGTAAGTCGCGGACTGAGCCTGAATGCGGACCTGAACCACAGCAGCGGTGTGAAATTGATCCTGGGTGCGACACTTATGGACAACACACTAACTGAAAACGACGTGCGAAAACATCAGTTGCTTACTGAGAACTTTACCGGTACATGGGCTATATCTTACAGGATCCGAAATTCTAATCTGTTACTGGATTATACCGGAAACGTATACAGTCCCATGCACCTGCCGCTTTTAGGCGCTTTGGACCCACGGAAACCCAGATCACCGTGGTGGAGCATACAGAATATGCAGATAACCTATGATGGCCTGAAGAAGTGGGAAATTTATGCTGGGATAAAAAACCTGCTGAACTGGACACCGAACCGCGGAAACCCTTTCCTGATCGCGCGAAGCCATGACCCGTTTGACCAAAACGTGGTGTTCGATCCTTCGGGCCAGGCAGTCGCCACACCGGAAAATCCGTACGCACTCACCTTTGATCCCACCTATGTGTACGCACCCAACCAGGGAATACGTGGATTCCTGGGTGTCAGGTTTAAACTGGACTGA
- a CDS encoding CCC motif membrane protein, which yields MNEQKLPNSTLVLVLGIISILGCCCYGIIGLVCGIVGLVLAKKDEALYLANPTLYTDFQTLKTGKILCYVGIALSALTVIYMVILIMTVGLDALSDQELMQERLRDLMGQ from the coding sequence ATGAACGAACAGAAACTACCAAATTCCACGCTTGTGCTTGTACTGGGTATCATTTCCATCCTGGGATGCTGCTGCTACGGTATTATTGGACTGGTGTGCGGCATTGTAGGTCTTGTGCTGGCTAAAAAAGATGAAGCACTGTACCTGGCCAATCCAACACTTTACACCGATTTTCAAACCTTGAAGACCGGAAAGATTCTTTGTTATGTGGGTATTGCACTGAGCGCTCTTACAGTAATTTACATGGTAATCCTGATAATGACTGTTGGACTGGACGCACTTTCAGACCAGGAGCTTATGCAGGAAAGGTTACGTGACCTGATGGGTCAGTAA
- a CDS encoding DUF2752 domain-containing protein: MAAEDYMVSCLNKKIFGIECFGCGAQRAMLMVWEGRFAEAFQLFPAVYTLIVFGITVALHFLDKKRNYASALVIMAILNSVIMVISYFMRNDFLFK, from the coding sequence ATGGCTGCGGAAGATTATATGGTTTCCTGCCTGAATAAAAAGATATTCGGCATTGAGTGTTTTGGCTGCGGCGCACAGCGCGCGATGCTTATGGTTTGGGAAGGCAGATTTGCGGAAGCTTTCCAGCTGTTTCCGGCAGTATATACGCTGATCGTTTTCGGTATTACTGTAGCCCTGCATTTTCTGGATAAAAAAAGAAATTATGCTTCTGCGCTGGTGATCATGGCCATTCTGAACTCAGTAATCATGGTTATTTCTTACTTTATGCGCAATGATTTCCTGTTTAAATAA
- a CDS encoding glucosaminidase domain-containing protein → MRKIFIALALIILSQIQGQTWTTDEQYIQRFAPYAVEEMEKFKIPASITLAQGLLETGAGQSRLAKEGNNHFGIKCKDEWTGKTMRHNDDAPNECFRVYEDVRQSYEDHSRFLAERKYYVNLFKLDIKDYKGWAHGLKKAGYATNPRYAQILLSIIERHKLYEYDNTDSKSVYAALLSRYPSLQDDRTFLAQMNPGRKSTADSQAKTIKVRYEQTSYATQQKKVQQLKNSDLLKEVLVKNHPNGGMKYLVVPADMDLMQIADKFGISESRLMKWNDMNSGKLKQNDIVFLESKSAEGNVPAYKAEVGEDMHAIAQKFGVRLDKLLAKNRMEDGKKVRAGDLVFLQGRKPR, encoded by the coding sequence ATGAGAAAAATATTTATTGCTTTAGCACTGATTATTTTATCACAAATTCAGGGCCAAACCTGGACCACCGACGAACAATATATTCAAAGATTTGCACCGTATGCGGTAGAGGAAATGGAAAAGTTTAAAATTCCGGCCTCAATTACCTTGGCACAGGGACTTCTGGAAACCGGTGCGGGACAAAGCCGGCTTGCAAAGGAAGGTAATAACCATTTCGGAATTAAATGCAAGGATGAATGGACGGGGAAAACGATGAGGCATAATGATGATGCTCCAAACGAATGTTTCCGCGTTTATGAGGATGTGCGCCAAAGCTACGAAGACCATTCACGCTTCCTGGCCGAAAGAAAATACTACGTCAATCTTTTTAAACTCGACATCAAAGATTATAAGGGATGGGCGCACGGTCTGAAAAAGGCTGGTTACGCCACTAATCCAAGATATGCCCAAATCCTTCTTTCAATCATAGAAAGACACAAACTTTACGAGTACGATAATACCGACTCCAAATCTGTCTATGCAGCTTTGCTAAGCAGATATCCGTCCCTACAGGACGACCGTACTTTCCTGGCACAGATGAACCCAGGCCGGAAGTCAACGGCTGACAGCCAGGCTAAAACTATTAAGGTACGTTACGAGCAGACATCCTATGCAACGCAACAGAAGAAAGTTCAGCAACTGAAGAACAGCGATCTTCTGAAGGAGGTACTGGTCAAGAATCATCCCAACGGCGGAATGAAATACCTTGTAGTTCCGGCGGATATGGATCTTATGCAGATTGCTGATAAATTCGGCATCAGCGAAAGCCGCCTGATGAAATGGAATGATATGAACAGCGGCAAACTGAAGCAGAACGATATCGTTTTTCTGGAGTCTAAAAGTGCCGAAGGAAATGTTCCTGCCTATAAAGCCGAGGTTGGCGAAGATATGCATGCTATCGCCCAGAAATTCGGCGTAAGGCTGGATAAACTTTTGGCCAAAAACCGTATGGAAGACGGTAAGAAGGTCCGTGCCGGAGACCTTGTATTCCTGCAGGGACGCAAGCCAAGATAG
- a CDS encoding DUF5522 domain-containing protein — protein sequence MPINPIKENEDFYYNEQGYKVFTETYHLKRGYCCKSGCKHCPYGYDKKTDTFKKPIKK from the coding sequence ATGCCAATCAATCCAATCAAAGAGAACGAGGACTTTTATTATAACGAACAGGGTTATAAAGTCTTTACCGAAACTTATCATCTGAAGCGCGGATACTGCTGCAAAAGCGGCTGCAAACACTGCCCGTACGGATACGATAAGAAAACTGACACCTTCAAGAAACCAATTAAAAAATAA
- the namA gene encoding NADPH dehydrogenase NamA, whose amino-acid sequence MLYTPIKFRNLELKNRWVMSPMCMYSCEDGLASDFHTVHYGSRAQGGTGLLIVEATGVVPEGRITNGCMGIWNDDQAEKLRKIVNFVHENSGSKIGIQLAHAGRKASTWNGKQISLEEGWATVAPSPIPYEESERTPHELTAEEIAGLVQAFRDAAKRALDAGFDLIEIHAAHGYLIHQFLSPLSNVRTDSYGGSFENRSRFLLEIVEAVQELLDDDHPLFVRISATEYAENGWDLEESVQLAKIMKEKGVDLIDVSSGGNIHGARISVFDGYQVPFAEKIKKEANIPAGAVGLITSAAQAEEILQQEKADLIFVAREILRNPYLAIQGALDSNADCPFPHQYERAKI is encoded by the coding sequence ATGCTTTATACTCCGATAAAATTCCGGAACCTTGAACTGAAAAACCGCTGGGTGATGTCGCCCATGTGTATGTATTCCTGTGAAGATGGTTTGGCCAGTGATTTCCATACCGTTCACTATGGCAGCCGCGCTCAGGGCGGTACAGGGCTGCTAATCGTAGAGGCCACCGGCGTGGTGCCCGAAGGTAGAATCACTAACGGTTGCATGGGTATCTGGAATGATGATCAGGCAGAAAAACTTAGGAAGATCGTAAATTTTGTACATGAAAATTCAGGGAGTAAGATCGGTATTCAGCTGGCTCATGCCGGCCGAAAAGCATCTACCTGGAACGGAAAGCAAATCTCTCTGGAGGAAGGTTGGGCAACGGTAGCACCTTCTCCTATTCCTTATGAAGAAAGTGAGCGTACGCCGCACGAGCTTACCGCTGAAGAAATTGCCGGTCTCGTTCAGGCTTTCCGCGATGCTGCGAAAAGAGCCCTTGATGCCGGTTTTGACCTTATTGAAATCCACGCCGCGCACGGCTATCTGATTCACCAGTTTCTTTCGCCATTATCCAATGTCCGGACAGACAGTTATGGCGGCAGTTTTGAGAACCGCAGCCGATTCCTGCTCGAAATTGTTGAGGCTGTTCAGGAGCTCCTGGACGATGATCATCCGCTGTTCGTGCGCATTTCTGCTACCGAATATGCCGAAAACGGCTGGGACCTGGAGGAAAGTGTGCAGCTTGCGAAAATTATGAAGGAAAAAGGAGTGGATCTGATTGATGTTTCAAGTGGCGGAAACATTCACGGTGCACGTATCTCCGTCTTTGATGGCTACCAGGTTCCTTTTGCCGAAAAGATTAAAAAAGAAGCAAATATTCCTGCCGGTGCTGTGGGTCTTATTACCAGTGCCGCACAGGCGGAGGAGATTCTTCAGCAAGAAAAAGCCGATCTTATTTTTGTGGCCCGGGAAATCCTGAGGAATCCCTATTTGGCGATTCAGGGCGCGCTTGATTCCAACGCCGACTGTCCTTTTCCGCACCAATATGAACGTGCGAAGATTTGA
- the hemL gene encoding glutamate-1-semialdehyde 2,1-aminomutase, whose translation MIYQRSSALFTEAQRYIPGGVNSPVRAFKSVGGVPVFMKSAKGAYLTDEDGRTYIDYINSWGPAIVGHTHPVVLEAIQKQAEKGFSFGTPTELETEVARFIVNNVPNVEQIRMVSSGTEACMSAVRLARGFTQRDKIVKFEGCYHGHSDSFLIKAGSGAVTFGNPNSPGITQGTARDTLLARYNDIEQVQDLFRHNEGEIAAVIIEPVAGNMGCVLPENNFLQELRKVCDANGALLIFDEVMTGFRLAFGGAQEAFGVKADLVTYGKVIGGGLPVGAFAGRNEIMDHLAPKGAVYQAGTLSGNPLAMRAGLETLKLIKNDAGFYDRINKTTETLDFEIGKILNSKDIQHRINRKGSMMSVFFHIAAVSDFDEAQRANHSLFNNFFHHMLKNGIYLPPSGYETYFISDAVKEEEINRTLEAVQSFEYSNK comes from the coding sequence ATGATATATCAAAGAAGTTCTGCGCTTTTTACCGAAGCGCAGCGCTATATTCCGGGCGGCGTTAATTCGCCCGTCCGTGCTTTCAAATCTGTGGGTGGAGTGCCAGTCTTTATGAAATCTGCAAAAGGAGCTTATCTTACAGATGAAGACGGCCGTACTTATATAGATTATATCAATTCCTGGGGACCTGCGATTGTAGGCCATACCCATCCGGTAGTTCTGGAGGCGATCCAGAAGCAGGCTGAGAAAGGATTTTCCTTTGGTACACCTACAGAATTGGAGACTGAAGTCGCCAGATTCATAGTGAATAATGTTCCCAATGTAGAGCAGATCCGTATGGTATCTTCCGGAACCGAAGCCTGTATGAGTGCGGTCCGTTTGGCCAGAGGTTTTACGCAGAGAGATAAAATCGTAAAGTTCGAAGGATGTTATCATGGACATTCCGATTCTTTCCTGATTAAAGCGGGAAGCGGTGCGGTAACTTTCGGCAATCCGAATTCACCGGGGATCACCCAGGGAACAGCCAGGGATACTTTACTTGCACGTTATAACGATATTGAGCAGGTTCAGGATCTTTTCCGACATAACGAAGGTGAAATAGCCGCAGTGATCATTGAACCTGTGGCTGGGAATATGGGCTGCGTTTTACCTGAAAATAATTTCCTGCAGGAACTGAGAAAGGTATGTGATGCAAATGGTGCCTTATTGATTTTCGATGAAGTAATGACCGGTTTCAGACTGGCTTTCGGTGGTGCGCAGGAGGCGTTTGGCGTAAAAGCGGACCTGGTGACTTACGGAAAGGTGATAGGCGGTGGACTTCCGGTAGGAGCTTTTGCGGGAAGGAATGAGATTATGGACCATTTGGCACCTAAAGGTGCGGTATATCAGGCCGGAACCTTAAGCGGAAATCCATTGGCCATGCGTGCAGGATTGGAAACGCTTAAGCTTATAAAAAATGATGCCGGTTTCTACGACCGCATCAACAAAACAACGGAAACCCTTGATTTTGAAATTGGTAAGATACTGAACAGTAAGGATATTCAACACCGAATTAACAGGAAAGGTTCTATGATGAGCGTTTTTTTCCATATTGCCGCTGTTTCAGATTTTGATGAGGCGCAACGTGCCAACCATTCGCTTTTTAACAATTTCTTCCATCATATGCTGAAAAACGGAATCTACCTGCCGCCAAGTGGCTACGAAACCTATTTCATCAGTGATGCAGTGAAAGAGGAGGAAATCAATCGAACTCTGGAGGCTGTTCAAAGTTTTGAATACTCAAACAAATAA
- a CDS encoding thioredoxin family protein, with translation MKLAAAFILFLLPTMMFSQSNNESTDKHALEEAQIRRSEAARPLIIFITANWCSYCRLMKKKVFGNANVATKIESGFYFAELNGGYTKPIKWEGKTYWFAPTGAGTGTHELAFHLGAVNGKLSYPTMVILDENNQVLYRYSGYLKSHELLELLGHFKK, from the coding sequence ATGAAATTGGCTGCCGCATTTATTCTGTTTTTACTTCCTACGATGATGTTTTCGCAAAGCAATAATGAAAGCACTGATAAACATGCACTGGAAGAAGCACAAATCCGCCGTTCCGAAGCGGCCCGTCCGCTGATTATATTTATAACTGCCAACTGGTGCAGCTACTGCAGACTGATGAAGAAAAAGGTCTTCGGTAATGCTAACGTAGCCACAAAGATTGAGTCAGGTTTTTACTTTGCAGAACTCAATGGCGGGTATACGAAACCAATTAAATGGGAGGGAAAAACCTACTGGTTTGCACCCACGGGCGCGGGCACCGGAACACATGAGCTGGCGTTTCATTTGGGTGCCGTAAACGGAAAACTCTCCTACCCAACGATGGTTATTCTTGATGAAAATAATCAAGTTCTGTACCGGTACAGCGGCTATCTGAAAAGTCATGAACTGCTGGAGTTACTGGGCCATTTCAAAAAGTGA